The following is a genomic window from Amycolatopsis sp. BJA-103.
GTGGAGTTTCCCTGCGCGTCGACGACGAGCCGGTTCGACAGCCCGTGGGTGTACTCGTGGTGGATGATCGTGGCGTCGTCCGCGGAGTTCGCCGCGAGGAACGGGTCGGTGGGGTCCCTGGGGTCGTGGAACAGGAACATCCCCATGGTCGGTGCCTGGCCGTCGGGCGGGGTGCCCATGAACGCGTTGTCGTAGTAGCCCGGTTCCTGGGCGCCGAGCAGGGTGTGGACCTGGACGGCGTCGCCGTCGACCTTCTCGAAGTTGCCCGCCTGGCGGGTGAAGCCGATCGGGAAGGAGGCGAGGTGGTCGTGGAAGCTGCCGACGTAGGCCAGGGCCTGCACGGCGTTCTGTTCGCGGTTCTTCGCCCACGAGCCCGGCGTCTTCGGGTCCCAGGAGCACGGCCTGGCAGCCGAGCAGGGCGGTCCGACGGCGGCGTTGAAGTCGGTGAACTTGTACCGGTAGGTGCCGTCGGTGTTCGGCCCGACCTCTTCCTGGGGCTGGAACTTCAGGTCGCCGTTGATGTCGGCGGCGACGTGCGCGACGTTGCCGTCCAAGGTCTTCGCGTCGGCGGGCAGCCAGCCCTTCTGCGTCAGGTTGACCTGTTTCTGCGGGCCCGGCTGGGCTTCCCAGGCGAGTCCCTTGGCGCCGTCGGCGTCGTTGGCGTGGTTCACCAGGTTCTTGCGGTAGAGCAGCTTCCCGGTCGCGGCGTCGGTCACCTCCTGGAACATCTTGTCCACGGCGGGTTTGGCCAGCGTGTACCAGGCGAGACGGATCCCGTCGGCGGTGAGGAACGCGACCTGCTTCGAGTCCGGGCCGGGAGCCGCGAGCGCGGCCGTGCCCAGCGAGGCGGGAAGGTCGCGCACGGGCGCGCCGTCCAGCTGGATCAGCCTGCCGTCCTTGGTGACGTGTGCCTTCAAACCGTTGCCGAACAAGGGAATCCCGCCGACGGCCTGGGTGAAGGACAGGTGATGCGTGCCTTCGACGTCGACGTAATCCTTGCGCAGGCTCAGTTTCGCGGTGTCGCCGGCGCTGAGGCCGACGAGTCCTTGCTGCGCGCGCAGATAGTCGAGCACGATGTCGCGGGGCGCTTTGCCGCTCGGGCCGGTGAGGAAGCCGTCGGTGCGGGCGAGGACGCGGGGGGTGCCGGTGAGTTCGTCGAAGTCGAGCACGGCCTGGTTGCCCAGCTCCGCGCGCGCCTTCGCGACGGAGTTCGCCCGGGACGCCGCGAGCCGGTCCTGCGCGCCGAGGACGCGCGGGCTGGTTCTCGCCGTGTCTCTGACGTCGATGTCCTTTCCGGATCTGTCCGGTGTGGTGTGTACGGCGCCCGGTGCCGGTGCCGCGCCGGCTTGGGGCGCTGTGATCAGCGCTAACACTGTCATTGCGGTCGCAGCGCACAACGAGGCACGCGAACGTGACGAACGTGACGTCACTCCAGACCCCTCTCTCGGTGGTGACGCAGACGTTCCCTTCGTACCGATACAGTCACAGTGGACGTCAGCGCCGATCAGGTACGGCCATCCCGGTGAGCGGTACCCCCGGCCTCGGACCGTCCACAGTGGAAAGAGCGGGATTCGTAGGAGACAATGGACGGCGCGACGGAATTCGAGGAACTGCGTCCCGTCATGTTCGGGCTCGCGTACCGCCTCCTCGGTTCGGCCGCGGAGGCGGAAGACGCCGTCCAGGACGCCTACCTGAAGTGGGCGGGCGCCGAACGCGGGTCGATCGAGTCGCCGCGGGCGTGGCTGGCGAAGGTGGTCACCAATCTCTGCCTGAACCGGCTGACCTCGGCCAGGGTCCAGCGCGAGCGGTATGTCGGGCCGTGGCTGCCCGAACCGGTCCTGACCTCGGACGACACGCTCGGTCCGCTGGAGACGGCGGAACAGCGGGATTCGGTGTCGCTGGCGATGCTGGTGCTGCTGGAACAGCTCAGCCCGGTCGAGCGGGCGGTGTTCGTGTTGAAGGAGGCCTTCGCCTACAGCCATCGCGAGATCGCCGCGATCCTCGACGTCTCCGAGGTCAACTCGCGCCAGTTGCACAGCCGGGCCCGGCGGGATCTCGCCCGACCCGACGAGCGACGGGTTTCGGACCCGTCGCAGCTGGAGAAGCTCGTCGAGAGCTTCCTGTCGGCGGCACGGGACGGTGACCTGCCTGCCCTGGAGAGCCTGTTCACCGCCGAGGTCACGGCGTGGTCGGACGGTGGCGGCAAGGCCTCCGCGGGTCGGCGCCCGGTGCACGGCGCCGCGAAGGTCGCGCGTCTGTACGCCGGGATGTTCGCGAGAGCCACGCAGGTGTCGATCGAGATCATCGAGGTCAACGGCGGGCCTGCGGTCATCGCGACGGTCGGCGATGCGCTGTACGGCATCCTCGGGTTCGAGGTCGTGGACGGCCGGATCTCCGGGCTCCGCGCGGTCGCGAATCCGGACAAACTCGCGTTCGCCTCGCGGCAGCTGTCACGTTCCGGGTGGCCCGCCGGTTCTTGAGGGTGGAAGCTCTCGTGAACGGAGGACCTTGGTGACGAAACCGATCCTGGTGACCGGCGGTACCGGCGATCTCGGCCGTGAGGTGGTGCGGCGGCTGTCCGCCGAGGGACTGCCGGTCCGGGTGATGAGCCGACGGCCGCGCCCTTCCGGCGAGTCCCACGAGTGGGCGCGGTGTGATCTGCGGACCGGTGACGGTCTCGCCGAGGCCGTCACCGGTGTGTCGGTGATCATCCATTGCGCGTCGACCTTGGGCCGCGGGGACGAGCAGGTGACGCGGAACCTGGTCGAGGCCGCGCGGCGGGCGGGCGGGCCGCATCTCGTGTACATCTCGATCGTCGGCATCGACGTGATCCGGTTCTTCTACTACGACGAGAAGCTGGCCTCGGAGAAGGTGATCGAGGAGTCCGGTCTGCCGTGGACGGTGTTGCGCGCGACCCAGTTCCACGACCTCGTCGCGCGGGCGTCGGCGGTGCAGCGGCGGCTGCCGGTGACGTTCATGCCGTCCGGCTTCCGGTTCCAGCCGGTCAGCACCGGTGACGTCGCGGACCGGCTGGTCGCGTTGGCCTCCGGCGAGCCGGCCGGGCGGGTACCGGATCTGGGCGGCCCCGAGGTGCGGACCGCCCGTGACCTGGCGGAGGCCCACCAGCGGTCGGTGGGGCGCCGGAAACCGATCGTGCCGCTGTGGCTGCCCGGCAAGGCGTTCCGGGCGTTTCGGGCGGGCGGGAACCTGACGCCGGAGAACGCGACCGGAGTGGGCACCTTCGAGGAGTTCCTCTCTTCCCGCGGTTAGTCCTCTACTTGCGACGGCGTGGTCACACCGAGCCGTGCTCCCGGGGGCGAGTTACGGTGGCCTGGTGACGATCACCGGGTTCTTCTCCTCCTTCGAAACGGGTGATCCGCAGCCGGTGGATCCGGCCTTGCGCGTCGGCACCGGGCCACGGTCGTCGCCGACGGCGAAGCCGGGCGTCGGGTTCACCGGCACACGCGCCCTCCGCTACGAAAACTCGCTGCGCGCGACGGTGTTCGAAGTGGACGTCGAGGTCAACGGCAACACCGAACTGTCCTATGTGGTCTTCCCCGAGGCCGAGACCGACGCGGTCCCCAGCTATCGCAGCACGTTCGTGGCCCTGGACGTCGAGTTCGCCGACGGGACGCGCGCCGGGTTCAGCGCCGAGAAGCAGGGCCAGGACAAGACGCTGTACGTCGATCAGTGGAACCTGGTGCGGCGCGGGCTGGGCGAGTTCGCCGGACGGCGGATCGCCAGGATCGTCCTGGTCAGCGAACCACCGGACGGCGAAAGCGCGGGCTGGCTGGACGACGTCCGGGTCACCGAGCGCGTCGCCGAGATCCGCGACCCGGTCGACCACGTCCGCACCACCCGCGGCACGCATTCCAGCGACAAGTTCTCGCGGGGCAACAACTTCCCCGCGACGGCCGTCCCGCACGGCTTCAACTTCTGGACCCCGGTCACCGACGCGGGCGTCACCAACTGGCTCTACAGCTACCACCGGCACAACGACGCCGCCAACCGTCCGGCGCTGCAGGCGTTCGCGCTGTCGCATCAGCCGAGCCCGTGGATGGGCGACCGGCACACCTTCCAGGTGATGCCGGGAATCGGCCCGGTCGAGCCGGACCGGTCCCGCCGCGCGCTCGCGTTCTCCCACGACGACGAAATCGACCGGCCGCATCATTACGGTGTCCGGTTCGCCAACGACGTCACCACCGACATCGCCCCGGCGGATCACGCGGCCCTGTTCCGGTTCACCTTCCCGGGTGAGCGCGGCTGGCTGCTGTTCGACAACGCCCGCAACCGGGGCGGGTTGCGGCTGGACGCGGCGAACGGCGTGGTCACCGGTCACACCTGGGTCCGCAGCAGGCTGTCGGCCGGGGCGAAGCGGATGTTCGTCCACGCCGAGTTCGACGTCCCGGCCGAACGCGGCGGGAAGATCCGGCGCCCGGCCTGGCGCACGGTGACCGGGTTCCTGGAGTTCGCGGCGGGTGAGGTGACGATGCGGATCGCGACGTCGCTGATCAGCCTCGCGCAGGCGAAGCGGAACCTCGAGCTGGAGATCCCCGCCGGAACGAGCTTCGAGCAGGTCCGCGATCAGGCCCGCGCGCGGTGGGCCGAGGTGCTGGACCGCGTCGAGATCGAGGGCGCCACCGAGGACCAGCGCGACACGTTCTACTCCAACCTCTACCGCCTGTTCCTGTATCCGAACTCCGCGCACGAGGACACCCCGGACGGTGTCCGCCACGCGAGCCCGGTCATCCGGCGTCTCCGGCCCAGCACCCGCACCAGGACCGCCGCGAAGGTCGTGGACGGCGAGATGTACGTCAACAACGGCTTCTGGGACACCTATCGGACCACGTGGCCCGCGTACGCCCTGCTCACCCCCGGCCGGTGCGGGCGGATGATCGACGGTTTCGTCCAGCAGTACCGCGAAGGCGGCTGGATCTCGCGCTGGTCCTCCCCCGGGTACGCCAACCTGATGACCGGGACCAGTTCCGACGTCGCGTTCGCCGACGCCTACCTCAAGGGTGTGCGCGGGTTCGACGTCGAGGCCGCCTACGAAGCGGCGTTGAAGAACGCGACGGTGACGCCGCGGGGGCAGAGCGTCGGCCGGAAGGGCCTGCACGAGTCGATCTTCCTCGGGTTCACGCCGACGTCGGTCCACGAGGGCCTGTCGTGGGCGCTGGAAGGCTGCGTCAACGACTTCGGCCTGGCCAATCTCGCCGACGAGCTCGGCCGTCTGGACGACGCCGCGTACTTCCGGCAGCGCTCGCAGCAGTACGCGAACCACTTCGATCACCTGATCGGGTTCTTCCAGGGCCGCAACCGCGACGGCAGCCGTCACTTCGCCGCCGAGGGCTACGACCCGGAGGCGTGGGGCGGCGACTTCACCGAGACGAACTCCTGGAACACCGCCTTCTCCGTCCCCCACGACGGTGCCGGGCTCGCCGCGCTGCACGGCGGCACCGAAGCGCTGGAGTCCAAACTGGACACGTTCTTCGCGACCCCGGAGACCGGCCGGAAACCGGGGTCGTACGGCGGGCTGATCCACGAGATGACCGAGGCCCGCGACGTCCGGATGGGACAGTACGGGCATTCCAACCAGCCGTCGCACCACATCCCCTTCATCTACAACCACGCCGGTGCGCCGTCGAAGACGCAGCGGATCGTGCGGGAGGTCCTGCGGCGGCTCTACGTCGGCGGTGACCTCGGCCAGGGTTATCCGGGCGACGAGGACAACGGCGAGATGTCCGCCTGGTACATCTTCGGCGCGCTCGGGTTCTACCCGCTGGCGATGGGCAGCCCCGAGTACGCGATCGGGTCGCCGCTGTTCACGAAGGCGACCGTCCACCTGGAGAACGGGAAGGACCTGGTCGTCGAGGCGCCCGGCAACACCGCGGACACCGTCTACGTCCACGGGCTGACGATCGACGGACGTCCGCACGAGAGCAGCACGCTCCCGCATTCGGCACTGGCCGACGGCGCGGTGCTGGAATTCACCATGGGCGAGCGGCCGTCGGGCTGGGGCCGGTCCCCCGCCGAACCGGCCGACCCGCGCCCGCTCGCGGACATCACGGTGGGCTCGGGCGCACTGTTCGACGACACCACCAGGACCGAGATCACCTTCCCCTCCCGCGAACCGGTCATCGACTTCCCCACGGACGGCTCCGCGCGCGAGGTCGTGATGTACACGCTGACCTCGGGAAGCCGCCGGGGTGATCCGCGCTCGTGGGTGCTGGAGGGGTCCGACGACGGCGAGCGCTGGGCGCTGCTGGACCAGCGTGAGGGCGAGGTGTTCCGATGGCGCCGCCAGACGCGGCCGTTCGCCCTCGCAGAGCCGGCGAAGTACGCCCGTTACCGTCTCCGTGTCACCTCGTCCACCGCCAGGCGGGTCACCCTCGCCCAAGGAGAGCTGCTCGCCCGATGATCGCCCGCATCACCCAGGCCACGACCGACCGTCTGGTCGCCTCCGATCCCGGCCTGGTCCGGCTCCGGCTCGGCTTCTCGGCCGTCCTCAGCATCATCGTCGCGGTGCTGGCCATCCTGCCGTTCCACCAGCCGCTCACGGTCACACTCGTCGCCGCGATCGCCGCGATGACATCCGCCTTCACCGTCAACGACACGACCCCGGGACAGCAGGCGGTGACGCTGGTGCTGGGGCTGCTGCTCGGCGCGGCATCGCTCACCGCGGCCAGTGTCGGTTCGGCGGTGCCGCCACTGGACAGCATCGTGTTCGTGCTGCTGATCTTCGTCGCGGTCTACGCGCAGCGGTTCGGTTCGCGCGGGATCGCGCTGGGATCGCTGTCGTTCTTCCTGTTCTTCTTCGCGATGTTCCTGCAGACCCACCTGAAGCAGGTGCCGGTGCTGCTGCTCGCGCTGACCATCGGGATCGCCGCCAACGCGGTGGTCCGGTTCCTCCTGCTACGCCGGCGCACCGACGCGGAGTTCCTCCGGATCCGGCGGGCGTTCCGGGCAAGGCTCGCCGCGGTGGTGCGGGCCGCCGAAGACCATCTCGCGGTCGGCGGCAGCGAGCGCACCCGCAAGCGGCTCCGCACGACGAACGCCCGTATGCACGAGTCCGTGCTGCTCATCGAGGACACCGCGCCCGAGGTCACCGGCGCGGACTCGGCCAACCGGCTCCGGCGCCGCGCGATCGAGGTCGAGCTGGCGGTGCAATGGCTGACGATCACCGTGCAACGCACCTGCGCCGAGGATCTCGACGACGACGTCCGGGACGACCTGATCGCGCGGATGCGGCGGTTCCGGTCGCTGATCGAACGTGATCCACGGGAACTGCCGCTGATCAGCGAGACCGAAGAGTTCAGCAAGATGCTGGTGGAAGGCAGCCGGATCGACGAGCACGCCGCGCCCGGCGACGGGGTCCGCCGGGCCATCGCCGAACTCGCGCTGGCCGACGTACGTGCGCAGCGGGTCGCCGAGCACGACGTCTCCGACGCCGGGGGTGATCCCGAGGATCCCGACGAGGAGAAGTCGGCGGCGTTCGCCTACGACAACCAGACCCGCAGCGCGATCCAGGCCGTGGTGGGCGGCGGGCTCGCCGTCCTCGGCGGGGAGCTGGTGTCGAGTCAGCGGTGGTACTGGGCGGTGCTGACGGTGTTCGTGGTGTTCATCGGCTCGTCGACCGCGGGCGCGACGTTCGTGAAGGGCGTCCGGCGGCTCGGCGGGACGCTGATCGGCATCGTGGGCGGGCTGGTGCTGACGCTGCTGGTGTCGGGCAGTGTGCCCGCGACGCTGGCGCTGATCCTGGTGTGCGTGTTCGGCATGGTCTACATGGCGCGGGTGTCGCAGGTGATCATGGCGTTCTTCATCACCAGCATGCTCGGGCTGCTCTACAGCCTGCTGGGGACGTTCAGCCTCGAGGTGCTGTGGATCCGGGTCGCGGAGACCGCGGTGGGCGCGGCGGCGGGTGTGCTCGCGGCGGTGGTGATCGTGCCGGTGCGCACCCGTGCGGTGATGCTGGACGACGTCTCGGCGTTGCTGGACGAGCTGGACGAGTTCGTCCAGAAGGCCGCGGGCCTGTTGTCCGGCGCGGAGAACGTCAGTGTCATCGAGAAGTCGCGTGATCTGGACCGGGCGGTGGACAAGGTCCGCACGACGATCGAGCCGCTCACCCATCCGGTGAACCTGAGCAGCCGGCGTGACTACGGCTGGCACGTGCTGACGACAGTGGAGACGATCGCGTTCCGCGCCCGGCACGTCGCGGCGCGGTCGCAGGCCGGGCTGCTGGTGAACGAGGCGGATCGGCTGATGCTGTACACCGGGCGGATCCGGGCGAACATCGCGGTGCTGGGGAAGGCGATCGGCGCACCCGGCGGTTCCGGGCACGGGACGCTGGTCCGGGACGACGGCACACCGGTGGCGGACCGGATCGACGATCCGCAGGCGCGTTCGGTCCTCACCAGTCTCGGGCATCTCGACGAGACGGTGATCGCGCTGGGTCGCGTATTCGGGGTCGAAGCCACCGATCCGGCGCCGTCCGGGAAAGGGTGACGGCCTCCTTCGTCGAAGTTCGAAGAAGGCCGCCACCTCAGGGATCAGTTCTTGGGTTTGGGACAGGGTTTCCAGGAGAAGTGGTAGGTGGTCTTGATGGCACCGTCGGTCGAGTCCATGGTGACGAAGCTGGTGGTCTTCTTCGGATCGGAAGTGCCGACCGCGGCCCGCAATTCCGTGTTGATGTTGAAGTTCCGGTCCTCACCGCAGGGCTTGTAGACGATGGCACCGACTTCGATGTCGTCGGTGAACTGCCAGTTGTCTTCGAACGGTCCTTTCAGGTTGTGGTTGACGTAGGATGTCGGGGAATTGCCCTGGAAGTAATAGTTGGCTCGTTCGATTCCGG
Proteins encoded in this region:
- a CDS encoding SDR family oxidoreductase codes for the protein MTKPILVTGGTGDLGREVVRRLSAEGLPVRVMSRRPRPSGESHEWARCDLRTGDGLAEAVTGVSVIIHCASTLGRGDEQVTRNLVEAARRAGGPHLVYISIVGIDVIRFFYYDEKLASEKVIEESGLPWTVLRATQFHDLVARASAVQRRLPVTFMPSGFRFQPVSTGDVADRLVALASGEPAGRVPDLGGPEVRTARDLAEAHQRSVGRRKPIVPLWLPGKAFRAFRAGGNLTPENATGVGTFEEFLSSRG
- a CDS encoding FUSC family protein translates to MIARITQATTDRLVASDPGLVRLRLGFSAVLSIIVAVLAILPFHQPLTVTLVAAIAAMTSAFTVNDTTPGQQAVTLVLGLLLGAASLTAASVGSAVPPLDSIVFVLLIFVAVYAQRFGSRGIALGSLSFFLFFFAMFLQTHLKQVPVLLLALTIGIAANAVVRFLLLRRRTDAEFLRIRRAFRARLAAVVRAAEDHLAVGGSERTRKRLRTTNARMHESVLLIEDTAPEVTGADSANRLRRRAIEVELAVQWLTITVQRTCAEDLDDDVRDDLIARMRRFRSLIERDPRELPLISETEEFSKMLVEGSRIDEHAAPGDGVRRAIAELALADVRAQRVAEHDVSDAGGDPEDPDEEKSAAFAYDNQTRSAIQAVVGGGLAVLGGELVSSQRWYWAVLTVFVVFIGSSTAGATFVKGVRRLGGTLIGIVGGLVLTLLVSGSVPATLALILVCVFGMVYMARVSQVIMAFFITSMLGLLYSLLGTFSLEVLWIRVAETAVGAAAGVLAAVVIVPVRTRAVMLDDVSALLDELDEFVQKAAGLLSGAENVSVIEKSRDLDRAVDKVRTTIEPLTHPVNLSSRRDYGWHVLTTVETIAFRARHVAARSQAGLLVNEADRLMLYTGRIRANIAVLGKAIGAPGGSGHGTLVRDDGTPVADRIDDPQARSVLTSLGHLDETVIALGRVFGVEATDPAPSGKG
- a CDS encoding GH92 family glycosyl hydrolase; its protein translation is MTITGFFSSFETGDPQPVDPALRVGTGPRSSPTAKPGVGFTGTRALRYENSLRATVFEVDVEVNGNTELSYVVFPEAETDAVPSYRSTFVALDVEFADGTRAGFSAEKQGQDKTLYVDQWNLVRRGLGEFAGRRIARIVLVSEPPDGESAGWLDDVRVTERVAEIRDPVDHVRTTRGTHSSDKFSRGNNFPATAVPHGFNFWTPVTDAGVTNWLYSYHRHNDAANRPALQAFALSHQPSPWMGDRHTFQVMPGIGPVEPDRSRRALAFSHDDEIDRPHHYGVRFANDVTTDIAPADHAALFRFTFPGERGWLLFDNARNRGGLRLDAANGVVTGHTWVRSRLSAGAKRMFVHAEFDVPAERGGKIRRPAWRTVTGFLEFAAGEVTMRIATSLISLAQAKRNLELEIPAGTSFEQVRDQARARWAEVLDRVEIEGATEDQRDTFYSNLYRLFLYPNSAHEDTPDGVRHASPVIRRLRPSTRTRTAAKVVDGEMYVNNGFWDTYRTTWPAYALLTPGRCGRMIDGFVQQYREGGWISRWSSPGYANLMTGTSSDVAFADAYLKGVRGFDVEAAYEAALKNATVTPRGQSVGRKGLHESIFLGFTPTSVHEGLSWALEGCVNDFGLANLADELGRLDDAAYFRQRSQQYANHFDHLIGFFQGRNRDGSRHFAAEGYDPEAWGGDFTETNSWNTAFSVPHDGAGLAALHGGTEALESKLDTFFATPETGRKPGSYGGLIHEMTEARDVRMGQYGHSNQPSHHIPFIYNHAGAPSKTQRIVREVLRRLYVGGDLGQGYPGDEDNGEMSAWYIFGALGFYPLAMGSPEYAIGSPLFTKATVHLENGKDLVVEAPGNTADTVYVHGLTIDGRPHESSTLPHSALADGAVLEFTMGERPSGWGRSPAEPADPRPLADITVGSGALFDDTTRTEITFPSREPVIDFPTDGSAREVVMYTLTSGSRRGDPRSWVLEGSDDGERWALLDQREGEVFRWRRQTRPFALAEPAKYARYRLRVTSSTARRVTLAQGELLAR
- a CDS encoding RNA polymerase sigma-70 factor, giving the protein MDGATEFEELRPVMFGLAYRLLGSAAEAEDAVQDAYLKWAGAERGSIESPRAWLAKVVTNLCLNRLTSARVQRERYVGPWLPEPVLTSDDTLGPLETAEQRDSVSLAMLVLLEQLSPVERAVFVLKEAFAYSHREIAAILDVSEVNSRQLHSRARRDLARPDERRVSDPSQLEKLVESFLSAARDGDLPALESLFTAEVTAWSDGGGKASAGRRPVHGAAKVARLYAGMFARATQVSIEIIEVNGGPAVIATVGDALYGILGFEVVDGRISGLRAVANPDKLAFASRQLSRSGWPAGS
- a CDS encoding M36 family metallopeptidase, with the protein product MTVLALITAPQAGAAPAPGAVHTTPDRSGKDIDVRDTARTSPRVLGAQDRLAASRANSVAKARAELGNQAVLDFDELTGTPRVLARTDGFLTGPSGKAPRDIVLDYLRAQQGLVGLSAGDTAKLSLRKDYVDVEGTHHLSFTQAVGGIPLFGNGLKAHVTKDGRLIQLDGAPVRDLPASLGTAALAAPGPDSKQVAFLTADGIRLAWYTLAKPAVDKMFQEVTDAATGKLLYRKNLVNHANDADGAKGLAWEAQPGPQKQVNLTQKGWLPADAKTLDGNVAHVAADINGDLKFQPQEEVGPNTDGTYRYKFTDFNAAVGPPCSAARPCSWDPKTPGSWAKNREQNAVQALAYVGSFHDHLASFPIGFTRQAGNFEKVDGDAVQVHTLLGAQEPGYYDNAFMGTPPDGQAPTMGMFLFHDPRDPTDPFLAANSADDATIIHHEYTHGLSNRLVVDAQGNSTLNSLQSGAMGEAWSDWYAFDYLVGRNAIKDTPAPGELLGGDYVSDGKPLARTQPLDCPVGAGAPQCPGTPGAGPGGYTYGDLGRILGFPEVHADGEIWASTLWDVRSALGVPLARALVTRAMELSPASPSFLDMRNAILQADTVINGGRAHAKLWKAFAARGMGYFAASITGADTEPAEDFSTPPPAGTPTGTVTGKVTNREGGAPIAGVAVRFSGHDSGFGGSLSAVTDAGGIYTIPGVLPGTYPKVYAAGGGADSETRAVSVRSGTTKVDWSLRLNWVSGTAGATVAGFNGVDFTQYGCGPGDLLASSVLGGGGWSTDKVVRPDGTIESRFITIKLGKPVNVSAIEIDPANHCGDDPPAAAKDVTVETSVDGTTWVKAGTGDFKPADLNKLSALQLAPGSGTGVLFVRLTVSSNQLSFYPGNVCSPQPSTAGCLYMDVQKLAVRGAPA